From one Culex quinquefasciatus strain JHB chromosome 3, VPISU_Cqui_1.0_pri_paternal, whole genome shotgun sequence genomic stretch:
- the LOC6037309 gene encoding uncharacterized protein LOC6037309 has protein sequence MNKIWVAFAVFGAISVLPASGRIVKRSYSDQSVRGYLTERTCWWNEVCKEEFQQLFRCRCPQWSYCRSPGRYYNAYCSMTNTGYIWTQPTWDWETA, from the exons ATGAACAAG ATATGGGTTGCCTTCGCGGTGTTTGGCGCAATATCGGTGCTGCCCGCGAGTGGTCGGATCGTCAAGCGGAGCTACTCGGACCAGAGTGTGCGCGGATATCTGACGGAG AGAACCTGCTGGTGGAACGAAGTCTGCAAGGAGGAATTTCAGCAGCTATTCCGCTGTAGGTGCCCCCAGTGGTCCTATTGCAG GTCCCCGGGTCGCTACTACAACGCGTACTGCTCCATGACCAACACCGGCTACATCTGGACACAGCCCACCTGGGACTGGGAAACGGCCTAA
- the LOC119769857 gene encoding cuticle protein 38-like, whose translation MFAKILLIAAALAIVGVQGKPGVLAPVAYSAPLVAAAPAVVTAQSSQYIARNYNGIAPVAYTAAPLAYSAPLTAAYSAPLAYSTPFAYSSPLAAYTAPVLL comes from the exons ATGTTTGCCAAAATC CTTCTCATTGCCGCTGCCCTGGCCATCGTCGGAGTGCAGGGAAAGCCCGGCGTGTTGGCCCCGGTGGCCTACTCGGCACCACTGGTGGCCGCCGCCCCAGCCGTTGTGACCGCCCAGAGTTCGCAGTACATCGCCCGGAACTACAACGGAATTGCGCCGGTGGCCTACACCGCTGCTCCGCTGGCTTACAGTGCCCCTCTGACGGCTGCTTACAGTGCCCCGCTGGCTTACAGCACTCCGTTCGCTTACAGTTCTCCACTTGCGGCCTACACCGCTCCGGTTCTGCTGTGA
- the LOC119769319 gene encoding calphotin-like → MICGLVLSMFGFGGRIGIKSVCSARFGSTCPLSDHLVISIKRKMLLKLMFATCLVIAAADPKPHLLAQPSAYTYGSAPLLAAPIAQPGLLQTGYSHVTGQSVVHSALAAPVAQLTYAAAAPLAAAPAPIAPIAAAVAPALTYAAAPAFVPYQQATFFRQAALPAVAPVAPAVPVAPAVPAVQAVNVAQDVQVSAVPVTAALRVAPAAPAAVNQAPVSAAYRVSRPFINVNPSINVAQVPVTIALRGPRPVAPARLTAAVRVAGPPAPARLTAVRPVQAARLVAVRAPAARYTAPRLRAARPAAPPAPPAPARLTATPHTVYGVPQRG, encoded by the exons ATGATTTGCGGTTTAGTGTTATCAATGTTTGGTTTTGGGGGGAGAATTGGCATAAAAAGTGTTTGCAGTGCCAGATTTGGTAGCACTTGTCCATTATCCGATCATTTGGTGATATCTATCAAGCGTAAAATGTTGCTCAAATTG ATGTTCGCTACCTGCTTGGTGATCGCCGCAGCCGATCCCAAACCACACCTGCTGGCACAACCATCAGCTTATACCTACGGCAGTGCTCCTCTGTTGGCCGCTCCCATAGCCCAGCCCGGTCTCCTCCAAACCGGGTACTCCCACGTGACCGGTCAGAGCGTGGTCCACTCCGCATTAGCCGCGCCGGTAGCACAACTCACTTATGCTGCCGCCGCCCCACTAGCAGCTGCTCCTGCACCGATAGCACCGATCGCTGCAGCTGTAGCACCTGCCCTAACATACGCGGCAGCACCAGCTTTCGTTCCGTACCAACAGGCTACCTTCTTCCGCCAAGCTGCCCTACCTGCCGTGGCACCGGTAGCACCAGCTGTACCCGTTGCACCAGCTGTCCCCGCCGTACAAGCTGTCAATGTAGCCCAGGACGTGCAAGTTTCGGCCGTTCCCGTAACCGCAGCTCTTCGCGTCGCACCGGCAGCACCAGCTGCTGTCAACCAAGCGCCCGTTTCGGCTGCCTATCGGGTATCCAGACCATTCATCAACGTCAACCCATCCATTAACGTGGCCCAAGTTCCCGTCACGATAGCGCTGCGTGGACCACGCCCGGTAGCACCAGCTCGCTTGACGGCGGCCGTCCGAGTTGCAGGACCGCCAGCACCAGCCAGACTGACCGCTGTTCGTCCCGTACAAGCGGCACGCCTCGTTGCGGTCAGGGCTCCAGCAGCACGTTACACGGCACCCCGTCTCCGGGCGGCAAGACCTGCAGCACCTCCGGCTCCTCCGGCACCAGCTAGACTGACCGCGACCCCTCATACCGTTTATGGAGTGCCACAGCGCGGTTAA